The genome window CCAGACCGTAATTGCGGCTCACACCGAAGCCTGGCTGTGGGACTGTATCATGGCTCTGCGGAACCATTATGCGGACCTGGCCGATGCTATTCATAGCAACCTAGGCCCTTTTCAACCGGCAGCAGAATGTAAGGCCATTAAGTGGGCCCGTTCTCGCTACCGGAGGAAGCTGACCCCCTCATCCATAGCCTCCTTGCAGCGCAAACTCCTCATCACTTACACTGCAGTCTCTCACCAGCCCCCTCCCATCATCACCACAGCACCACTCACAGCTAACCCGAAGCggcctcctccctcttccactATCTCCACACACCCAACTACCCCTACTCACAAACATTCACCCACTCCTACCCCAACTGCTAAACCTAACCCTGCCCATACCCCAggtcctaaacctaaccctgcCCATACCCCAggtcctaaacctaaccctgcCCATACCCCAGGTCCTAAACCTAAACCTACCCATATCCCAGCTGCTAACCCCAACTCTGGAGCTAACCCCACCTCCACTCATAACCCCAAACATACACCTGCTGCTACCCCTACCTCCCGTACTCAACCCCTTCCTCTCCCACCTATAATAAAACCCCCTCCATCAGCCCGGAGTAGCAGTGCCAGACATCGGGTTCTCTTTAAAGCACCCAATGATCTGGCGCTGCCTCAGGGTTTTCATCAACCCTTCACCACACCTCCTCCTAAGCTCCCTCCACTGTCATCTTCACGGTCATCCTCGGTTCTCAtgccccctccagcccccccatctccctcatcctaccctcccctcctccccaccacTCCTCCCAAAGCCCGTGTCCGCCTGGCGGACACCGACTGGCCCTTTCATTTTCACCCGACGGAGCAACAGCTCGCGCAATCCATCACTCCCCCTGCCCTCTCCACACCCCATGCAATAacatcacacactccacccagtcccctctctccccacctcccccctccctgctcctcctcctctccccgctTACCTGTCACGGGGTCAGCTTCCtcgtcatcctcctctctcacaccagTGGGACCCACCGTAGCCGTAGACAGACCATCTCACGCAACATCTGGTCAGTCCATGACCCTCACGCCATCGCCACCTGTAAACAGAAACAGACTTAGTTTgattaaaaagaaacagcaaTACTCCTTTTCGGATCCCAATCACTGGGAGCCGGTCTGCCATAGGGACACCCAGCGTAAAAACGCAGACTGGGCCATCACCATCCGCAAGTCAGTGGTGTTTTTA of Clupea harengus unplaced genomic scaffold, Ch_v2.0.2, whole genome shotgun sequence contains these proteins:
- the LOC122131486 gene encoding flocculation protein FLO11-like, translated to MAHTTGNRISALRTESVSMGETKSEDYLDPPTLDPVKAYFKILQCIHHLEILENCLKTKVCPMGMKRKVEKLASFIKPASPDSFIQTVIAAHTEAWLWDCIMALRNHYADLADAIHSNLGPFQPAAECKAIKWARSRYRRKLTPSSIASLQRKLLITYTAVSHQPPPIITTAPLTANPKRPPPSSTISTHPTTPTHKHSPTPTPTAKPNPAHTPGPKPNPAHTPGPKPNPAHTPAANPNSGANPTSTHNPKHTPAATPTSRTQPLPLPPIIKPPPSARSSSARHRVLFKAPNDLALPQGFHQPFTTPPPKLPPLSSSRSSSVLMPPPAPPSPSSYPPLLPTTPPKARVRLADTDWPFHFHPTEQQLAQSITPPALSTPHAITSHTPPSPLSPHLPPPCSSSSPRLPVTGSASSSSSSLTPVGPTVAVDRPSHATSGQSMTLTPSPPVNRNRLSLIKKKQQYSFSDPNHWEPVCHRDTQRKNADWAITIRKSVVFLGDSNLSNIPPLQDKDIQIDSFPDAHIRHFTELLNALPHPDPRPTTVVFSIGLQNCVKTNHDTTIRKDLLRLLRVANIQFPMAKVWFTLINDHPGLPDDTRARIRVLNDILTEKTHFLPEINQQLFQLVSQGSTQWTANTAQCLFENWLSELFG